Part of the Drosophila kikkawai strain 14028-0561.14 chromosome 3L, DkikHiC1v2, whole genome shotgun sequence genome is shown below.
attatatagtgatccgtccgtccgtctgtccgttcctacgcaaactagtctctcagttttaaagctatctgaatgaaactttgcatatatatcttctatatactctcactgctatatatgtcggaacgggccggatcggacgactatatcatatagctgccataaaaatgttcgataacttttggaaaaaaaattataacttggctgttcttcaatatttttgcattatgTCTGAGATGTAgccattttataattttccagaattttggtaaaaattttatgaaaatcggacgttTATATCTTctagctgtcataggaacgatcaggaaattaataggaataaaaattgtaacttCGGTGcttttcaatgtattttcatctactttgaggtaataaaaaaaatttttattattttagaattttggtataaatttcataaaaatcggacaactatatcttatagctgccataggagcgaggtagatgtagagaaaatgtaaagcagggaatgtaaaactgtaactgtcaaactgtaaacataataagtataggtaaaatgtaatgaaactctgttttgtgtgttttcaacatttaaatttattatataaatatcaaaaccaatctgcaagggtataaaaacttcggtgtgccgaagttagcttcctttcttgttatagtttcattcagatagcttcaaacTGAGTGATTAGTTTGCGGAAAAAttgacagacggacatggctaaattgactcgactgttgatgctgatcaagaatatatatagtttattgcaaacttctgactaaagttataataccctgcaagggtataaaaagaaaaagaccAATGTATCAATTCATTGTCCTGagcaaataaagaaattatcgCTTAAGATCCTCAAGAAGAATATACtcaagaaaaccaaaaaccgaaaacccaAACCAGTTGCCAGTCAATCAGTGAGATCCGTTGATGGTTGTCTTTGTCAGCAAACATTTATCTCAATCAacttaaagtgtttttattttttatgtatgtaAGTCTCAAAATTCTCTATTTTACAGAAATTATAGAGGAGAAATGTTGCCTAATAATCCTATGTTTtcaaaagatatttttaaaatctctaATTCGAGAGACAACTCGCTTTGTTTCACTTGCTGGCAATTCTTGTTGGTTtaccttaatattttttaaaattattacaaaaatttaatttagttttaatttttgatacaagttgacaaaaaaaaaaaaaaagattcaTTCATGTAAGATCTTTCAGAAATCTCTAGATTATTAAAtcttggtttcttttttaattcacAACAAAATAGTCcttgatttttaaatcaaattcgataatacaaatttttaaattaaataaaagtagtAACAATGATGATGCCTATCCATCATTACCATCATGTCGAACCTATCAAGACCGAGCATAAGCAAGAGCACAACCACCATCATGACGACCAGTATCATGACCACTATCATGACCACGATCATGACCACTATCATGACCACGATCATGGCCACGATCACGACCACTATCATGGCCACGATCATGACTATCATGACGACCACCATGGGCACTACGGCGATTACCACCACCATCACGGCCACTACCATCATGACGACCATCACCATCGCGGCCACTACTATCGTGACGACCTTCACCATCACGGCCATCACCATCATGACGACTACCACCATCATCACTATCATGTCGGTCACCACCATCACGGCCACCATCATAATGACCATCACTATTATGACGACTACCATTATCCAATCAATCTGTTCGACCCTATTCTCGGTCGAAGTCCAGTTTTCTATGTGCCGCAATCTGCAACGAGCTTTTTGGTTTGCAAACATGGCCGACTGCCCCAGAGCTACATTTCCTACAATGGCCTGGATATCGGAGTCAATGCGGAGATTGATGACTGGAGGGACTTCCTCGCTATGCAGGATGGACTGAAGGTACTGATCTTCCTGCtgttgtttcttattttagcAATGCCAATCGTGGGGTgagttttgcttttaattcTTATTCGTGTTAAGGATTTCAACGAGCAGCTTTACCTCATAGGTCCCTTTATGGCTGGTTTTGGGGGCGATGCAGAAATTGCAGGACAGGCAGCAAGAGAACGTGCTATAGCTGTGGCATCCTCCTGGCCGTTGCGGCACTCCTTATGTTGTAAGTCTGTTAGGGATTCGTAACTACCGCTGATCTGGCTAAACGAGGTTTAgtttatttctctttttggCCATAATGTCAGCCAGGCAGTTAACGAAGGGCCTGGAGAAATATGGGCCTTGTTCGCAGCGATCCCTCTACCATCACCCCTACAGGCGCATGCGACTTCTGCATGACCCTAATTATAAGCATTTTTTGGAGCGAATCGAAGCTCAGTCTGATGCCACACAAGCGGGGGACCATGCTGAAGCCATTAAGGATCTAAGCGaggttcttaaaaatatgcaCACAGCTAAGTTAATTTTAGAGGAGTTCCAGAATGAGCTGCCCGTAGCTCAGGGGTTGGCTATTAGGTTTCGGGATGGTGAGAATCCTTTGGTTTTTTAAAGGATTAACAATGACAATGATCCTCAACAGCGTTGCGTGCCGTCAAACAAAATCTTAAGGAATTCCTCATCTCGCACTGCAACCAAGAGGAGTGCAGAGATTTCTACAGAGACAATGAGGTCAGGATGCTAGACGAGGGATGTCTGCACTTTGATAGAGTAAGTACATTAAAGGCTAAGTAAAAGGAACGTAACAGGATTAACACCAAACAACTGTTAAAGATTCCCTCAACGGAAGACTTGATCAAGTCCATTAACGAAATTCTGGCCGGTAACTTTGTCATTTATCCCCTAATGGCTGCTCAACAGATCGCAACGGCGTACAGGAATCACACTAATAACCTGCTGGACACAATTAAAAAGGATCCCCATAAAGACGgttagccaaaaaaaaactatagaCATATTTACCTCTAGCCTCAAAAAGCCCACCCTCAGACAAATATCTGCAGGATAAGTACAAAGCATCGTTAGTAGAACTCCGGGTAAATAAGATAGGGCCTGCAATAGCGATTCGTCGTATTCCCGTAGCTGCTCTGCGCCGAAAGCTGGGACCTTCGTGGTATGGAAGCATGTTAGGAATGCTCTTGGTGCTTATGATTTTGCCCATCCTCCTGCTAATTGCTCTTGTGGTAAAACTGTTTAGTCCAAATGTGTCGAATGGGCTACTCTGTGCATTCCTCACTGCCGCCTTCATGCTTTTCTCGATACCCCTTGTCCTGGTGCTCTTCTTTCTGGTCCACGGATTCTTGACGTATGACATTTTCTGTGCTGGGTAAGTTTTATGAGGAGCTCCAAGCTTAAATAATCCCTCATGTACTCTTGTAGACATCAGGTGCCCGAAAGGAGGATTCCGATGTATAATCGACCGATTTTGTATCGACCGAATAATAATCCAGCGAATGATAAACTACCGAATCATAATACAATGAATGCTAATACACCGAATGCTAATTCAGCGAATGATAATCAACCTATGTTAAGATCTAGAGATACGGTAGATCCACCGGATCACAGTCAACTGCATGACCATCCACTAGATAACAATCCTCCGGATGATAATCAACCTGTGCTAAGATCTAGAGATACGTTGTATCTACCACCGGCTGACAATCCACTGGATGACAATCCACTGGATGACAATCCATCAGATAACAATCCATCAGATGACAATCCACCGGATGATAATCAACTTGTGCTAAGATCTAGAGATACGTTGTATCTACTGGATGACAATCCACTGGATGATAATCCACCGGTTGATAATCCACTGGATGATAATCTACCCGATGATAATCAACCTGAGCTAAGATCTAGAGATAGGTTGTATCTACCGGATGACAATCCACCGGATGATAATTTTCCTGTGCTAAAGTCTGCAGATACGTTGTATCTACCGGATAATAAGCCACCTGTTCTAAGATCTGGAGATACGTTGCAGAGGTGCGCCGGTAATGAGGCCTTGTGCGGTGACTTGGGTCGCAAAGAGTTCTATGTCAATACGAAAAGGGATATCCGGGAGGCGGCCCAGGACCAGGAGCTCTTGCGGAGTAAGCTCTTCAGCTACAACAGCTCAGAATTCACCCAATATATGTGCCGAGAGCTCGTGCCGGAGCCCAAACCAGGACCTCTGCCGGAGCTGATCAGTAGACTGGCCAACCTGACCAGGAGTGTGGGATCGCCTCCTTTTCTGTTAAACCAAACCATCAGGCTGCAAGTCGCTCACAAGAAACTGGGGCAACCGCTAGCCGCGATCATTCAGCGACTGCTGGGTAAACTGAAGCAGCTGGATCTCCTACTGTCCGGCGGAAATAAAAGCTTTGACATGTACATGAGCCGACTTCTGGAAAAGATTAAACAGTTTCAACGCCGCGATTTCGTTGGATTTGGTCTGCAAAATGAAACCAAGGAATCGATGAAGAGCTTAGCTCAGGCTCGCCATTACCATGGCCATCACGGCCACCACCATCACGGCCACCACCATCACGAACACCACCATCACGGGCACCACCATCacggccaccaccaccataaTCACACAAACCATCATCACCACGATGATAATCACACCGAGGATCATCACCACAACTATAatcaccaccatcatcatcaccactttcatcatcatcatcaccatggTGATAATTACACCGATGATCATCACATCAATGAGCATCACCACAATCATCATCACCACGATTATCATGCTTCGTATCCCTATGGGAGCTTTGATCCCTATTTCTATAATAGTTTAGCTCTGAATCGCTATTTGATTTACAAAGATCTTTGTGGGAGTATTGCCAATCCAATGGTGAGTGGGAATTGCGATAAGTGTATGTatctttaattatataatatataacattTCCCTTATTCTCCAGAACGCCATCTGGTTCTGGCTTCTACCCTTCACCCTGATGCTTCTGCCCGCCATCTGCTGCAGTCATTATTTGAGATGTTACTGCCGATGTTGTAGGAATGTTTGTGAGGACCCCTGCGCGGCCCCGTGCTCGGAACCCTGCGCGGCCCCCTGTACGGCCCACTGCACGGCCCCCTGCACGACCTCCTGCACGGCCCCCTGCACGGCCTCCTGCACGGCCCCCTGCACGGCCCCCTGCACGACCTCCTGCACGGCCCCCTGCACGGCCCCGTGCACGGCCCCCTGCACGGCCCCCCGCACGGCCCCTTGCACGGCCCCTTGCACGGCCCCTTGCACGGCCCCTTGCACGGCCCCTTGCAAGGCCCCTTGCACTGCCACCTGTGCGGCCCTCTGTGCAGCCCCCTGCACGCCACCCTGCGCGCCACCCTGCGCGGGTCGTTGTGTGAACCCTTGCGTTTCCACCTGTGCGGCTCCTACAGATTACACCTGTTGCACGGTGCCAATGGAATTCCCAGACTGCTCCTGCTACACAATGAAAGACTGTTCCCACTGCAGATATTTTCCAGTGGTGGACGAAACGAATGTCGaccaattgaatttaaatatgcaTTTATGAAACAgctcaaaaattaaacaaaacaaaattattaaatttgtttgcttttctaGCAAATATTCTAGATTGGCCGGTTATTCTTGATACTTTATAGGATCGGAATTCCCCACTCCGTCGCAAACTTCTGATTACAATTATagtaccctgcaagggtatgaatacaaacaagaaaggaagctaacttcggcacgccgaagtttgtatacccttgcagatattatttcattacattttaccactaaccatacaacatatagattggtcatttcatacaacgaaaatggacacaaaaatttcttagcatacggtcccatgttaattgtttgctgttagcgacagaccgtctgttagattttagctgttagcgacccgtcccatgttagctgtcagctgttagcgtcaggcctttacatgtatgcgtgttcatgcatgtgtgcgatcgtttcatttcggcccagcaagaatatttggtcttttgctacttttcgcgctaggtaccctaacaatatgggcatattcgctattgggttaatgataaaaatatgaatgttatatgttataatacattccttaatgtttcagcatacatttcatatttgtttacaattcaaatcagtggcagcagtgaaatgtgttgcatatatgtacatacatatgtattcgaatgaataacaatccatctactgagataGGAACAGGGCATATTGCAGTCGGTGTCACTTAAAACAGAGAcgggcacgagatctaacggttgGGTAGCagctcggccaaaaaaaaaaaaacaacaacaacaacccccagcgtCTCGACGCGTTGCAGCACACAGAATGTGCAAGCGATCGCGAGCACCGACTGCAATATGCCCTGTTCCtatctcagtagatggattggtattcattcgaatacatatgtatgtacatatatgcaacacatttcactgctgccactgatttgaa
Proteins encoded:
- the LOC108079693 gene encoding uncharacterized protein isoform X2, with product MMMPIHHYHHVEPIKTEHKQEHNHHHDDQYHDHYHDHDHDHYHDHDHGHDHDHYHGHDHDYHDDHHGHYGDYHHHHGHYHHDDHHHRGHYYRDDLHHHGHHHHDDYHHHHYHVGHHHHGHHHNDHHYYDDYHYPINLFDPILGRSPVFYVPQSATSFLVCKHGRLPQSYISYNGLDIGVNAEIDDWRDFLAMQDGLKVLIFLLLFLILAMPIVGSLYGWFWGRCRNCRTGSKRTCYSCGILLAVAALLMLQLTKGLEKYGPCSQRSLYHHPYRRMRLLHDPNYKHFLERIEAQSDATQAGDHAEAIKDLSEVLKNMHTAKLILEEFQNELPVAQGLAIRFRDALRAVKQNLKEFLISHCNQEECRDFYRDNEVRMLDEGCLHFDRIPSTEDLIKSINEILAGNFVIYPLMAAQQIATAYRNHTNNLLDTIKKDPHKDDKYLQDKYKASLVELRVNKIGPAIAIRRIPVAALRRKLGPSWYGSMLGMLLVLMILPILLLIALVVKLFSPNVSNGLLCAFLTAAFMLFSIPLVLVLFFLVHGFLTYDIFCAGHQVPERRIPMYNRPILYRPNNNPANDKLPNHNTMNANTPNANSANDNQPMLRSRDTVDPPDHSQLHDHPLDNNPPDDNQPVLRSRDTLYLPPADNPLDDNPLDDNPSDNNPSDDNPPDDNQLVLRSRDTLYLLDDNPLDDNPPVDNPLDDNLPDDNQPELRSRDRLYLPDDNPPDDNFPVLKSADTLYLPDNKPPVLRSGDTLQRCAGNEALCGDLGRKEFYVNTKRDIREAAQDQELLRSKLFSYNSSEFTQYMCRELVPEPKPGPLPELISRLANLTRSVGSPPFLLNQTIRLQVAHKKLGQPLAAIIQRLLGKLKQLDLLLSGGNKSFDMYMSRLLEKIKQFQRRDFVGFGLQNETKESMKSLAQARHYHGHHGHHHHGHHHHEHHHHGHHHHGHHHHNHTNHHHHDDNHTEDHHHNYNHHHHHHHFHHHHHHGDNYTDDHHINEHHHNHHHHDYHASYPYGSFDPYFYNSLALNRYLIYKDLCGSIANPMNAIWFWLLPFTLMLLPAICCSHYLRCYCRCCRNVCEDPCAAPCSEPCAAPCTAHCTAPCTTSCTAPCTASCTAPCTAPCTTSCTAPCTAPCTAPCTAPRTAPCTAPCTAPCTAPCTAPCKAPCTATCAALCAAPCTPPCAPPCAGRCVNPCVSTCAAPTDYTCCTVPMEFPDCSCYTMKDCSHCRYFPVVDETNVDQLNLNMHL
- the LOC108079693 gene encoding uncharacterized protein isoform X1, with product MMMPIHHYHHVEPIKTEHKQEHNHHHDDQYHDHYHDHDHDHYHDHDHGHDHDHYHGHDHDYHDDHHGHYGDYHHHHGHYHHDDHHHRGHYYRDDLHHHGHHHHDDYHHHHYHVGHHHHGHHHNDHHYYDDYHYPINLFDPILGRSPVFYVPQSATSFLVCKHGRLPQSYISYNGLDIGVNAEIDDWRDFLAMQDGLKVLIFLLLFLILAMPIVGSLYGWFWGRCRNCRTGSKRTCYSCGILLAVAALLMFLFLFLAIMSARQLTKGLEKYGPCSQRSLYHHPYRRMRLLHDPNYKHFLERIEAQSDATQAGDHAEAIKDLSEVLKNMHTAKLILEEFQNELPVAQGLAIRFRDALRAVKQNLKEFLISHCNQEECRDFYRDNEVRMLDEGCLHFDRIPSTEDLIKSINEILAGNFVIYPLMAAQQIATAYRNHTNNLLDTIKKDPHKDDKYLQDKYKASLVELRVNKIGPAIAIRRIPVAALRRKLGPSWYGSMLGMLLVLMILPILLLIALVVKLFSPNVSNGLLCAFLTAAFMLFSIPLVLVLFFLVHGFLTYDIFCAGHQVPERRIPMYNRPILYRPNNNPANDKLPNHNTMNANTPNANSANDNQPMLRSRDTVDPPDHSQLHDHPLDNNPPDDNQPVLRSRDTLYLPPADNPLDDNPLDDNPSDNNPSDDNPPDDNQLVLRSRDTLYLLDDNPLDDNPPVDNPLDDNLPDDNQPELRSRDRLYLPDDNPPDDNFPVLKSADTLYLPDNKPPVLRSGDTLQRCAGNEALCGDLGRKEFYVNTKRDIREAAQDQELLRSKLFSYNSSEFTQYMCRELVPEPKPGPLPELISRLANLTRSVGSPPFLLNQTIRLQVAHKKLGQPLAAIIQRLLGKLKQLDLLLSGGNKSFDMYMSRLLEKIKQFQRRDFVGFGLQNETKESMKSLAQARHYHGHHGHHHHGHHHHEHHHHGHHHHGHHHHNHTNHHHHDDNHTEDHHHNYNHHHHHHHFHHHHHHGDNYTDDHHINEHHHNHHHHDYHASYPYGSFDPYFYNSLALNRYLIYKDLCGSIANPMNAIWFWLLPFTLMLLPAICCSHYLRCYCRCCRNVCEDPCAAPCSEPCAAPCTAHCTAPCTTSCTAPCTASCTAPCTAPCTTSCTAPCTAPCTAPCTAPRTAPCTAPCTAPCTAPCTAPCKAPCTATCAALCAAPCTPPCAPPCAGRCVNPCVSTCAAPTDYTCCTVPMEFPDCSCYTMKDCSHCRYFPVVDETNVDQLNLNMHL
- the LOC108079693 gene encoding uncharacterized protein isoform X3; this translates as MAGFGGDAEIAGQAARERAIAVASSWPLRHSLCSRQLTKGLEKYGPCSQRSLYHHPYRRMRLLHDPNYKHFLERIEAQSDATQAGDHAEAIKDLSEVLKNMHTAKLILEEFQNELPVAQGLAIRFRDALRAVKQNLKEFLISHCNQEECRDFYRDNEVRMLDEGCLHFDRIPSTEDLIKSINEILAGNFVIYPLMAAQQIATAYRNHTNNLLDTIKKDPHKDDKYLQDKYKASLVELRVNKIGPAIAIRRIPVAALRRKLGPSWYGSMLGMLLVLMILPILLLIALVVKLFSPNVSNGLLCAFLTAAFMLFSIPLVLVLFFLVHGFLTYDIFCAGHQVPERRIPMYNRPILYRPNNNPANDKLPNHNTMNANTPNANSANDNQPMLRSRDTVDPPDHSQLHDHPLDNNPPDDNQPVLRSRDTLYLPPADNPLDDNPLDDNPSDNNPSDDNPPDDNQLVLRSRDTLYLLDDNPLDDNPPVDNPLDDNLPDDNQPELRSRDRLYLPDDNPPDDNFPVLKSADTLYLPDNKPPVLRSGDTLQRCAGNEALCGDLGRKEFYVNTKRDIREAAQDQELLRSKLFSYNSSEFTQYMCRELVPEPKPGPLPELISRLANLTRSVGSPPFLLNQTIRLQVAHKKLGQPLAAIIQRLLGKLKQLDLLLSGGNKSFDMYMSRLLEKIKQFQRRDFVGFGLQNETKESMKSLAQARHYHGHHGHHHHGHHHHEHHHHGHHHHGHHHHNHTNHHHHDDNHTEDHHHNYNHHHHHHHFHHHHHHGDNYTDDHHINEHHHNHHHHDYHASYPYGSFDPYFYNSLALNRYLIYKDLCGSIANPMNAIWFWLLPFTLMLLPAICCSHYLRCYCRCCRNVCEDPCAAPCSEPCAAPCTAHCTAPCTTSCTAPCTASCTAPCTAPCTTSCTAPCTAPCTAPCTAPRTAPCTAPCTAPCTAPCTAPCKAPCTATCAALCAAPCTPPCAPPCAGRCVNPCVSTCAAPTDYTCCTVPMEFPDCSCYTMKDCSHCRYFPVVDETNVDQLNLNMHL